TATCTACATATAGACTATAAGATCGGGCATTATGTAAAGTTGATGATGGATGAAGTGTTTGGAATAAAGAATTTTAGGAATGATATTACTCGTATTAAATGCAATCCTAAAAACTTTCAACGAAAAGCCTACGGAAATGTAAAAGATTTAATACTTTTTTACTCAAAATCAGATGCTCCAACATGGAATAATCCAAAAATCCCTTTTTCGAATGATGATGTAGAGAGATTGTTCAAAAAGGTTGATAAAGATAATAGAAAATATACAACAATTCCTTTGCATGCACCCGGCGAAACAGCAAATGGCAGTACTGGCAAGGCATGGCGCGGAATAAAACCGCCAAAGGGACGGCACTGGCGTAGCGACCCTGCTCTTTTGGAAGAATGGGACAAGCAAGGACTTATTGAATGGTCTGCGAATGGTGTTCCAAGGAAAAAGATTTTTGTTGATGAAAGGGACGGAAAGAAAATGCAGGACATATGGGAGTTTAAGGATCCTCAATATCCTAGCTATCCTACCGAAAAAAATATTGACCTGCTAAAGTTTATAATAGAAGCTTCATCAAACGAGGGCGATTTGGTGCTTGATTGTTTCTGCGGGTCTGGAACTACACTTGTTGCAGCGCAAGAATTGAATCGCAATTGGATCGGTATTGATAAATCAGAACATGCAATTAAAGTTACTAAAAAAAGATTACAATCGTTACCTGCTAGTCTTTTTTCAAAAGCAGAATTTGAGTTTTTGTCTGAATGTACTGCTTCTGTGAAGTCCAGGACAATTTCCGAACCGAAATCTTTG
The nucleotide sequence above comes from Elusimicrobiota bacterium. Encoded proteins:
- a CDS encoding site-specific DNA-methyltransferase; translation: MILNYENKKTENEILNTAKAELNSFSGKGATNKLIQGDNLAVLKALLDDYGLAGKVNLIYIDPPFATNGHFKIGEERANTISSSNEDQIAYSDTLLGADFLEYIRERLILLRELMSNTASLYLHIDYKIGHYVKLMMDEVFGIKNFRNDITRIKCNPKNFQRKAYGNVKDLILFYSKSDAPTWNNPKIPFSNDDVERLFKKVDKDNRKYTTIPLHAPGETANGSTGKAWRGIKPPKGRHWRSDPALLEEWDKQGLIEWSANGVPRKKIFVDERDGKKMQDIWEFKDPQYPSYPTEKNIDLLKFIIEASSNEGDLVLDCFCGSGTTLVAAQELNRNWIGIDKSEHAIKVTKKRLQSLPASLFSKAEFEFLSECTASVKSRTISEPKSLDEKTEHIDQSSFLG